The following are encoded together in the Tribolium castaneum strain GA2 chromosome 3, icTriCast1.1, whole genome shotgun sequence genome:
- the LOC655780 gene encoding uncharacterized protein LOC655780, protein MAMNQENFNAEKFVQDLFEEGTKRACDETVQRFNENTKLPEFYDEELYKKGQKFFIDNIFALLYGKFLGLLSVLSIPSIVRILIYTKMSGSPLTAYRRYLSTVFHMVIWYQSDFTPGSKLWQSVIEVKDKHNSVSKRCCNAGLGRINQKDMALTQFGFMGYALAFRDKIGLHDAKEEELKALVHVWRVVGYVMGIEDRFNICRDSVEETSEICRILADQIFRPAIERKDKDFIEMATHLSDGMWAMNPTLNAKIYLNLVYRLLQSPNNNNQSNSFLIELNFFETGLYYFLILVIWSLQFNIFRIYHNYTQYVSLWLMDVFPFLAYYKFGYANSHVKVLQGNLKES, encoded by the exons ATGGCAATGAATCAAG aaaattttaatgccGAAAAGTTTGTGCAAGACTTATTCGAAGAGGGGACAAAGAGGGCGTGCGACGAAACGGTGCAAAGATTCAACGAAAACACAAAATTGCCCGAATTTTACGACGAAGAATTGTACAAAAA GGGTCAGAAATTTTTCATCGACAACATTTTTGCCCTCCTTTACGGAAAATTTCTGGGCCTTCTCTCAGTTCTCTCAATTCCTTCCATCGTtcgtattttaatttatacaaaaatgtcGGGATCGCCTTTAACAGCCTACAGAAGATATCTTTCCACTGTGTTTCATATGGTTATTTGGTACCAAAGCGACTTTACTCCAGGGTCAAA ACTTTGGCAATCGGTGATTGAGGTAAAAGACAAACACAACTCAGTGAGCAAACGCTGCTGCAATGCTGGTTTGGGCCGAATCAATCAAAAAGACATGGCTTTGACGCAGTTTGGTTTCATGGGCTATGCGTTGGCTTTCAGGGATAAAATAGGCCTCCATGATGCTAAAGAGGAAGAGTTGAAGGCTCTTGTGCATGTGTGGAGGGTCGTAGGATACGTAATGGGGATCGAAGATCG gTTTAACATTTGTCGAGATTCGGTTGAAGAAACGAGCGAAATTTGCCGCATTTTGGCTGACCAAATCTTCCGACCTGCTATTGAGAGAAAAGATAAAGACTTTATTGAGATGGCGACACATCTATCGGACGGCATGTGGGCAATGAACCCCACTTTGAACGCCAAAATTTACCTAAATTTAGTTTACCGCTTACTGCAATCACCGAATAACAATAATCAGAGCAACAGCTTTCTAATcgagttgaatttttttgaaaccgGTCTTTACTATTTCCTGATTTTGGTAATTTGGAGCTTGCAGTTCAATATATTCAGAATTTATCACAACTACACTCAGTACGTGTCCTTGTGGTTAATGGACGTGTTCCCGTTTTTGGCTTACTATAAATTCGGTTATGCCAACTCTCACGTTAAAGTTTTGCAGGggaatttgaaagaaagttga
- the LOC655867 gene encoding zonadhesin isoform X1, whose product MIIRWELSLGLLLVLLSIAIARKAESSKCPMLTECPLRAQHCSEDDDCSPDSICCKSPCGKVCTKQLFTGCQTLRMAASRRAKALGVEARSVRMPRCNKSGGFEPIQCDNEIVSSCWCVDEAGFELPGTRAPAAALVNCTVPKPCADHTCRMFCPHGFALAPDGCPLCRCRDPCEGIKCPNALECHLEELACADPPCPPVPTCKRGRSLENICPVGDPLRISDTVRPFLCGNDPGKPTCPPMYQCLVQKGNDYGVCCPASLKIQKTGTCPEKIDAGDECGQMCSHDLECPSVQKCCQTQQCGASCTHPKNVTECLHQRALSEILAVSERAGRGYVPQCSEDGQFEPKQCSRNSLVCWCVDRMGRKIRGSMGPAGNTNCSILDARIQSSARSLDKSGKQCESLECAAVCEYGFKLDEDGCPTCKCDDPCDGYMCPEDEECINVKESTCTDFLCPTLPVCRPKTIYANPCDQGAPLTDDISGAPVACALRSEDGTICPSEYECTAVPGSTQAVCCPREMIEEENVTENRPQTMCEYLHDFSESMEGTREGMTLALPSPSCDSDGNYISTQCHKGECWCVDNFGTEIPRTRGTTQNCTELRQSLDCLDLTCRMGCEYGFVLSEETGCPTCQCRDPCSGIKCEENSQCQLVEVSCKDHYCPPVPACLPKKQGQCPYLVPATSTSCDFECNSDMACNGTMRCCSNGCGTQCVEPLLLTACQHQNALSQHQAHESGVPAGRVYIPQCTPEGAYEPKQCNPGTNECWCVDWRGFEISKTRTNSQLSCETIQQSDCPLYKCINDCEHGFEMDANGCRTCDCIDPCSRISCRGEGETCRLVPVECTNEPCPPIPMCLPKKDNPCQNGDPLKLGNSEEIVTCGPDYETCPSSHKCQLSPVGEYAVCCPKPRDVCFEALDKGDCGDDFSRNLTRWYFNSRTNKCEMFVYSGCNGNHNNFHSEEMCNLVCPVLSQCERLREKNQRAAERYHKPTFMPRCEANTGNWETVQCLEHVGVCWCVTPQGEPLKGTLTRGAQPLCNFRQARNRAEDRADTSEADLVLEELMMQIGSFDDEEEPSDLDEPLEVPSNTRCEALGGQCDTTGKFLPTQCEEETCWCVDEAGNQLLHTNTFKKGEITCKQVPVESVEVTLGFRGEYDDISSIPVINQVTKIIQSLEGILSGGFKTEISDDVLYVKFSLIGSNKVDVAYRLEQLVMQQRLPGLTADITRSRVTHKLLQEPALGDHLALEHREIVSQSPVSVVAPYHTALIVIAAASAFVICVLLLLVILYRRKMNSLSSTKVGDDAGFLSNNRPIYIELPNEKYNTISPDVKTENS is encoded by the exons ATGATTATTCGTTGGGAATTGAGTTTAGGTCTTCTCCTTGTGCTTCTCTCGATAGCAATCGCCAGGAAAG CAGAGTCGTCCAAATGCCCCATGTTGACCGAATGCCCTTTGCGAGCCCAGCACTGCTCCGAAGACGACGACTGTTCGCCCGATAGCATTTGCTGCAAGAGTCCTTGCGGCAAAGTCTGCACCAAGCAGCTTTTCACAG GATGTCAAACGTTGCGAATGGCGGCGTCAAGACGGGCCAAAGCTCTAGGTGTCGAGGCCAGGAGTGTGCGAATGCCACGATGTAATAAATCTGGGGGTTTTGAACCGATCCAGTGCGATAATGAGATTGTGAGTTCCTGCTGGTGCGTGGACGAAGCCGGCTTCGAGTTGCCGGGGACTCGAGCCCCTGCAGCGGCTCTGGTTAATTGCACAG tGCCGAAGCCGTGCGCGGACCACACCTGCCGCATGTTCTGCCCCCACGGCTTCGCCCTCGCCCCTGACGGGTGCCCCCTTTGTCGTTGCCGTGACCCTTGCGAAGGCATCAAATGCCCCAACGCTCTCGAATGCCACCTCGAAGAGCTCGCGTGTGCCGACCCTCCGTGCCCCCCTGTCCCCACAT GCAAGAGGGGACGAAGTTTGGAGAATATCTGTCCTGTAGGAGACCCTTTGCGCATAAGCGATACCGTCAGACCGTTTCTATGCggaaatgatccggggaaacCCACTTGTCCCCCTATGTATCAGTGTTTAGTCCAGAAAGGGAACGACTATGGAGTTTGCTGTCCGGCGTCTTTGAAAATACAGAAAACCGGCACTTGTCCTGAGAAGATTGATGCGGGGGACGAGTGTGGACAGATGTGCAGTCACGATTTGGAATGTCCTTCGGTTCAAAAGTGTTGCCAAACACAACAATGCGGGGCTTCGTGTACCCATCCCAAGAATGTTACAG AGTGTTTACATCAGCGCGCCTTGTCTGAAATTTTGGCCGTGAGTGAACGAGCAGGCCGAGGTTACGTGCCCCAGTGCTCTGAAGATGGCCAATTTGAGCCGAAACAGTGCAGTCGCAACAGCTTAGTTTGTTGGTGTGTCGATCGCATGGGACGCAAAATCCGTGGTTCTATGGGACCTGCCGGAAATACCAACTGCTCAATCTTGGATG cgCGTATTCAATCATCTGCTCGAAGCCTCGACAAAAGCGGCAAACAATGCGAATCGTTAGAATGTGCCGCTGTTTGCGAGTACGGTTTCAAGCTGGACGAAGATGGATGTCCAACATGCAAATGTGACGACCCTTGTGATGGTTACATGTGTCCCGAAGACGAGGAATGCATAAATGTGAAAGAATCAACGTGTACGGATTTTCTATGCCCGACTTTACCAGTTT GCCgaccaaaaacaatttatgcGAATCCGTGTGATCAAGGGGCTCCTTTGACTGACGATATAAGTGGAGCACCGGTCGCCTGTGCCCTTCGTTCCGAAGATGGTACTATTTGTCCTTCAGAGTACGAATGCACGGCAGTTCCGGGTTCAACGCAAGCCGTTTGTTGTCCACGAGAAATGATAGAAGAGGAAAATGTCACCGAAAATCGCCCACAAACAA TGTGTGAATACTTGCACGACTTTTCCGAAAGTATGGAAGGAACTCGCGAGGGTATGACCCTGGCCCTTCCAAGCCCTTCGTGTGATTCTGATGGTAATTACATCTCAACCCAATGCCACAAAGGTGAATGTTGGTGTGTCGACAATTTCGGTACTGAAATCCCCCGAACTCGAGGTACCACCCAAAACTGTACCGAACTGAGACAGTCACTGGATTGTTTGGACTTGACTTGTCGCATGGGTTGCGAATATGGGTTCGTCTTATCTGAAGAAACAGGTTGTCCCACTTGCCAATGCCGCGACCCATGCAGTGGAATCAAATGCGAGGAGAACTCACAGTGCCAATTGGTCGAAGTGAGTTGCAAGGACCATTACTGCCCTCCTGTCCCAGCCTGTCTCCCTAAAAAACAGGGCCAATGCCCATATTTGGTCCCCGCCACGTCCACGTCCTGCGATTTTGAGTGCAATTCGGATATGGCTTGCAATGGTACCATGCGGTGTTGTTCCAATGGTTGTGGCACACAGTGCGTGGAACCTCTCCTTCTGACTGCCTGCCAGCACCAAAACGCGCTCTCCCAGCACCAAGCCCACGAATCCGGAGTACCAGCAGGCCGGGTTTACATCCCACAATGCACCCCTGAAGGTGCCTACGAACCCAAGCAGTGCAATCCTGGTACCAACGAGTGTTGGTGCGTGGATTGGCGAGGTTTTGAAATTTCCAAAACCAGGACAAACTCCCAGCTTTCATGCGAAACAATCCAACAGTCGGATTGTCCTCTTTACAAATGTATCAACGATTGTGAGCACGGCTTCGAAATGGATGCCAATGGATGTCGTACCTGTGATTGCATAGACCCATGCTCGCGCATTAGCTGTCGTGGGGAAGGCGAGACATGTCGCTTAGTCCCAGTGGAATGTACCAACGAACCTTGCCCACCCATTCCCATGTGTCTCCCGAAAAAGGACAACCCATGCCAAAACGGCGACCCCTTGAAACTGGGCAATAGCGAAGAAATCGTCACTTGTGGCCCCGACTACGAAACGTGTCCTTCATCACACAAATGCCAATTGAGTCCTGTGGGAGAATATGCAGTCTGTTGCCCTAAACCTAGAGATGTGTGTTTCGAAGCTTTGGATAAGGGCGATTGTGGGGATGATTTCTCGCGGAATTTGACGCGTTGGTACTTTAATTCCCGGACGAACAAATGCGAGATGTTTGTGTATTCGGGTTGTAACGGGAATCATAACAACTTCCATTCGGAGGAAATGTGCAATTTGGTTTGTCCCGTCTTGAGCCAGTGTGAAAGATTAAGAGAGAAGAATCAAAGGGCGGCGGAGAGGTACCATAAACCCACTTTTATGCCGCGCTGTGAAGCTAACACTGGGAACTGGGAGACGGTGCAATGTTTGGAACATGTGGGGGTTTGCTGGTGTGTTACCCCACAAGGAGAGCCTCTGAAAGGGACGCTGACAAGGGGGGCCCAGCCCTTGTGTAACTTCAGGCAAGCAAGGAATCGCGCGGAGGATCGAGCTGACACCAGCGAGGCCGATTTag tTCTTGAGGAATTAATGATGCAAATCGGTTCGTTCGACGACGAGGAAGAACCGAGCGATTTGGACGAGCCCTTGGAAGTCCCCTCAAACACCCGATGCGAAGCTCTAGGTGGCCAATGCGACACCACCGGTAAATTCCTCCCAACTCAATGCGAAGAAGAAACGTGTTGGTGCGTCGACGAAGCCGGCAACCAACTCCTACACACAAACACCTTCAAAAAAGGAGAAATTACGTGCA AACAAGTTCCAGTCGAGAGTGTTGAAGTAACTCTAGGTTTCCGTGGCGAATACGACGATATTTCTTCGATCCCGGTCATTAACCAAGTcacaaaaattatacaaagtcTTGAGGGGATTCTCAGTGGCGGCTTCAAAACGGAAATAAGCGACGATGTTCTCTACGTTAAATTTTCTCTAATTGGGAGCAACAAAGTCGACGTTGCTTATCGACTGGAACAGCTTGTGATGCAGCAGAGACTTCCGGGTCTAACTGCTGATATCACCAGGTCAAGGGTTACGCATAAACTGCTCCAGGAGCCGGCACTTGGTGATCATTTGGCGCTAGAACACCGGGAAATTGTGTCGCAGTCGCCGGTTTCGGTGGTGGCTCCTTATCACACGGCTCTGATTGTCATAGCGGCCGCCTCAGCATTTGTCATTTGTGTTCTACTCCTTTTGGTTATTTTGTACAGAAGGAAAATGAATAGTCTTAGTAGCACCAAGGTTGGGGATGATGCTGGGTTTTTGTCCAACAATAGGCCAATTTATATTGAACTCCCCAACGAAAAATACAACACGATATCACCAGAcgtgaaaactgaaaattccTAG
- the LOC655867 gene encoding zonadhesin isoform X2, which produces MIIRWELSLGLLLVLLSIAIARKESSKCPMLTECPLRAQHCSEDDDCSPDSICCKSPCGKVCTKQLFTGCQTLRMAASRRAKALGVEARSVRMPRCNKSGGFEPIQCDNEIVSSCWCVDEAGFELPGTRAPAAALVNCTVPKPCADHTCRMFCPHGFALAPDGCPLCRCRDPCEGIKCPNALECHLEELACADPPCPPVPTCKRGRSLENICPVGDPLRISDTVRPFLCGNDPGKPTCPPMYQCLVQKGNDYGVCCPASLKIQKTGTCPEKIDAGDECGQMCSHDLECPSVQKCCQTQQCGASCTHPKNVTECLHQRALSEILAVSERAGRGYVPQCSEDGQFEPKQCSRNSLVCWCVDRMGRKIRGSMGPAGNTNCSILDARIQSSARSLDKSGKQCESLECAAVCEYGFKLDEDGCPTCKCDDPCDGYMCPEDEECINVKESTCTDFLCPTLPVCRPKTIYANPCDQGAPLTDDISGAPVACALRSEDGTICPSEYECTAVPGSTQAVCCPREMIEEENVTENRPQTMCEYLHDFSESMEGTREGMTLALPSPSCDSDGNYISTQCHKGECWCVDNFGTEIPRTRGTTQNCTELRQSLDCLDLTCRMGCEYGFVLSEETGCPTCQCRDPCSGIKCEENSQCQLVEVSCKDHYCPPVPACLPKKQGQCPYLVPATSTSCDFECNSDMACNGTMRCCSNGCGTQCVEPLLLTACQHQNALSQHQAHESGVPAGRVYIPQCTPEGAYEPKQCNPGTNECWCVDWRGFEISKTRTNSQLSCETIQQSDCPLYKCINDCEHGFEMDANGCRTCDCIDPCSRISCRGEGETCRLVPVECTNEPCPPIPMCLPKKDNPCQNGDPLKLGNSEEIVTCGPDYETCPSSHKCQLSPVGEYAVCCPKPRDVCFEALDKGDCGDDFSRNLTRWYFNSRTNKCEMFVYSGCNGNHNNFHSEEMCNLVCPVLSQCERLREKNQRAAERYHKPTFMPRCEANTGNWETVQCLEHVGVCWCVTPQGEPLKGTLTRGAQPLCNFRQARNRAEDRADTSEADLVLEELMMQIGSFDDEEEPSDLDEPLEVPSNTRCEALGGQCDTTGKFLPTQCEEETCWCVDEAGNQLLHTNTFKKGEITCKQVPVESVEVTLGFRGEYDDISSIPVINQVTKIIQSLEGILSGGFKTEISDDVLYVKFSLIGSNKVDVAYRLEQLVMQQRLPGLTADITRSRVTHKLLQEPALGDHLALEHREIVSQSPVSVVAPYHTALIVIAAASAFVICVLLLLVILYRRKMNSLSSTKVGDDAGFLSNNRPIYIELPNEKYNTISPDVKTENS; this is translated from the exons ATGATTATTCGTTGGGAATTGAGTTTAGGTCTTCTCCTTGTGCTTCTCTCGATAGCAATCGCCAGGAAAG AGTCGTCCAAATGCCCCATGTTGACCGAATGCCCTTTGCGAGCCCAGCACTGCTCCGAAGACGACGACTGTTCGCCCGATAGCATTTGCTGCAAGAGTCCTTGCGGCAAAGTCTGCACCAAGCAGCTTTTCACAG GATGTCAAACGTTGCGAATGGCGGCGTCAAGACGGGCCAAAGCTCTAGGTGTCGAGGCCAGGAGTGTGCGAATGCCACGATGTAATAAATCTGGGGGTTTTGAACCGATCCAGTGCGATAATGAGATTGTGAGTTCCTGCTGGTGCGTGGACGAAGCCGGCTTCGAGTTGCCGGGGACTCGAGCCCCTGCAGCGGCTCTGGTTAATTGCACAG tGCCGAAGCCGTGCGCGGACCACACCTGCCGCATGTTCTGCCCCCACGGCTTCGCCCTCGCCCCTGACGGGTGCCCCCTTTGTCGTTGCCGTGACCCTTGCGAAGGCATCAAATGCCCCAACGCTCTCGAATGCCACCTCGAAGAGCTCGCGTGTGCCGACCCTCCGTGCCCCCCTGTCCCCACAT GCAAGAGGGGACGAAGTTTGGAGAATATCTGTCCTGTAGGAGACCCTTTGCGCATAAGCGATACCGTCAGACCGTTTCTATGCggaaatgatccggggaaacCCACTTGTCCCCCTATGTATCAGTGTTTAGTCCAGAAAGGGAACGACTATGGAGTTTGCTGTCCGGCGTCTTTGAAAATACAGAAAACCGGCACTTGTCCTGAGAAGATTGATGCGGGGGACGAGTGTGGACAGATGTGCAGTCACGATTTGGAATGTCCTTCGGTTCAAAAGTGTTGCCAAACACAACAATGCGGGGCTTCGTGTACCCATCCCAAGAATGTTACAG AGTGTTTACATCAGCGCGCCTTGTCTGAAATTTTGGCCGTGAGTGAACGAGCAGGCCGAGGTTACGTGCCCCAGTGCTCTGAAGATGGCCAATTTGAGCCGAAACAGTGCAGTCGCAACAGCTTAGTTTGTTGGTGTGTCGATCGCATGGGACGCAAAATCCGTGGTTCTATGGGACCTGCCGGAAATACCAACTGCTCAATCTTGGATG cgCGTATTCAATCATCTGCTCGAAGCCTCGACAAAAGCGGCAAACAATGCGAATCGTTAGAATGTGCCGCTGTTTGCGAGTACGGTTTCAAGCTGGACGAAGATGGATGTCCAACATGCAAATGTGACGACCCTTGTGATGGTTACATGTGTCCCGAAGACGAGGAATGCATAAATGTGAAAGAATCAACGTGTACGGATTTTCTATGCCCGACTTTACCAGTTT GCCgaccaaaaacaatttatgcGAATCCGTGTGATCAAGGGGCTCCTTTGACTGACGATATAAGTGGAGCACCGGTCGCCTGTGCCCTTCGTTCCGAAGATGGTACTATTTGTCCTTCAGAGTACGAATGCACGGCAGTTCCGGGTTCAACGCAAGCCGTTTGTTGTCCACGAGAAATGATAGAAGAGGAAAATGTCACCGAAAATCGCCCACAAACAA TGTGTGAATACTTGCACGACTTTTCCGAAAGTATGGAAGGAACTCGCGAGGGTATGACCCTGGCCCTTCCAAGCCCTTCGTGTGATTCTGATGGTAATTACATCTCAACCCAATGCCACAAAGGTGAATGTTGGTGTGTCGACAATTTCGGTACTGAAATCCCCCGAACTCGAGGTACCACCCAAAACTGTACCGAACTGAGACAGTCACTGGATTGTTTGGACTTGACTTGTCGCATGGGTTGCGAATATGGGTTCGTCTTATCTGAAGAAACAGGTTGTCCCACTTGCCAATGCCGCGACCCATGCAGTGGAATCAAATGCGAGGAGAACTCACAGTGCCAATTGGTCGAAGTGAGTTGCAAGGACCATTACTGCCCTCCTGTCCCAGCCTGTCTCCCTAAAAAACAGGGCCAATGCCCATATTTGGTCCCCGCCACGTCCACGTCCTGCGATTTTGAGTGCAATTCGGATATGGCTTGCAATGGTACCATGCGGTGTTGTTCCAATGGTTGTGGCACACAGTGCGTGGAACCTCTCCTTCTGACTGCCTGCCAGCACCAAAACGCGCTCTCCCAGCACCAAGCCCACGAATCCGGAGTACCAGCAGGCCGGGTTTACATCCCACAATGCACCCCTGAAGGTGCCTACGAACCCAAGCAGTGCAATCCTGGTACCAACGAGTGTTGGTGCGTGGATTGGCGAGGTTTTGAAATTTCCAAAACCAGGACAAACTCCCAGCTTTCATGCGAAACAATCCAACAGTCGGATTGTCCTCTTTACAAATGTATCAACGATTGTGAGCACGGCTTCGAAATGGATGCCAATGGATGTCGTACCTGTGATTGCATAGACCCATGCTCGCGCATTAGCTGTCGTGGGGAAGGCGAGACATGTCGCTTAGTCCCAGTGGAATGTACCAACGAACCTTGCCCACCCATTCCCATGTGTCTCCCGAAAAAGGACAACCCATGCCAAAACGGCGACCCCTTGAAACTGGGCAATAGCGAAGAAATCGTCACTTGTGGCCCCGACTACGAAACGTGTCCTTCATCACACAAATGCCAATTGAGTCCTGTGGGAGAATATGCAGTCTGTTGCCCTAAACCTAGAGATGTGTGTTTCGAAGCTTTGGATAAGGGCGATTGTGGGGATGATTTCTCGCGGAATTTGACGCGTTGGTACTTTAATTCCCGGACGAACAAATGCGAGATGTTTGTGTATTCGGGTTGTAACGGGAATCATAACAACTTCCATTCGGAGGAAATGTGCAATTTGGTTTGTCCCGTCTTGAGCCAGTGTGAAAGATTAAGAGAGAAGAATCAAAGGGCGGCGGAGAGGTACCATAAACCCACTTTTATGCCGCGCTGTGAAGCTAACACTGGGAACTGGGAGACGGTGCAATGTTTGGAACATGTGGGGGTTTGCTGGTGTGTTACCCCACAAGGAGAGCCTCTGAAAGGGACGCTGACAAGGGGGGCCCAGCCCTTGTGTAACTTCAGGCAAGCAAGGAATCGCGCGGAGGATCGAGCTGACACCAGCGAGGCCGATTTag tTCTTGAGGAATTAATGATGCAAATCGGTTCGTTCGACGACGAGGAAGAACCGAGCGATTTGGACGAGCCCTTGGAAGTCCCCTCAAACACCCGATGCGAAGCTCTAGGTGGCCAATGCGACACCACCGGTAAATTCCTCCCAACTCAATGCGAAGAAGAAACGTGTTGGTGCGTCGACGAAGCCGGCAACCAACTCCTACACACAAACACCTTCAAAAAAGGAGAAATTACGTGCA AACAAGTTCCAGTCGAGAGTGTTGAAGTAACTCTAGGTTTCCGTGGCGAATACGACGATATTTCTTCGATCCCGGTCATTAACCAAGTcacaaaaattatacaaagtcTTGAGGGGATTCTCAGTGGCGGCTTCAAAACGGAAATAAGCGACGATGTTCTCTACGTTAAATTTTCTCTAATTGGGAGCAACAAAGTCGACGTTGCTTATCGACTGGAACAGCTTGTGATGCAGCAGAGACTTCCGGGTCTAACTGCTGATATCACCAGGTCAAGGGTTACGCATAAACTGCTCCAGGAGCCGGCACTTGGTGATCATTTGGCGCTAGAACACCGGGAAATTGTGTCGCAGTCGCCGGTTTCGGTGGTGGCTCCTTATCACACGGCTCTGATTGTCATAGCGGCCGCCTCAGCATTTGTCATTTGTGTTCTACTCCTTTTGGTTATTTTGTACAGAAGGAAAATGAATAGTCTTAGTAGCACCAAGGTTGGGGATGATGCTGGGTTTTTGTCCAACAATAGGCCAATTTATATTGAACTCCCCAACGAAAAATACAACACGATATCACCAGAcgtgaaaactgaaaattccTAG